In Gimesia benthica, a single window of DNA contains:
- a CDS encoding DUF1559 domain-containing protein codes for MFCRHNVRKRGFTLIELLVVIAIIAILIALLLPAVQQAREAARRSTCKNNLKQLGLALHNYHDAYLRFPIGEQSPYYRPNWRVPLLPFLDQAPAYNQMNFEVSTTVGGFASQNSGGSYGYGSGAGSNEVLKTLRVPVYNCPSSPHGNNANDSANVKNNYDLGQTMDYVGIAGATPDPSGTTSTCSASGAGYGNGTFCNNGLLAPNESFRIRDIKDGTSNTVIVGEQSGQVNNQDSRSNYYGGWSGIGPSSKVTSWSNGSNVWGSGTTTVMYSVNSFWNTSAGSEAYRTYGANTILGSYHTGGTHVLLADGAVRFVSDNLDFGTLANLCSKKDGQVLGEF; via the coding sequence ATGTTTTGCAGGCACAATGTACGCAAACGTGGTTTCACACTGATCGAGTTATTGGTCGTGATTGCCATTATTGCTATCTTAATCGCGCTTCTTCTGCCCGCTGTTCAGCAGGCACGTGAAGCAGCACGTCGCAGTACGTGTAAGAATAACTTGAAGCAGCTCGGTCTGGCGTTGCACAACTACCATGATGCCTACCTGCGCTTCCCCATTGGTGAGCAGAGCCCTTACTACCGCCCGAACTGGCGTGTGCCTCTGCTGCCCTTCCTGGATCAGGCTCCCGCTTACAATCAGATGAACTTTGAAGTGAGTACCACTGTCGGTGGCTTCGCTTCGCAGAACAGTGGTGGATCATACGGTTATGGTTCTGGCGCTGGTTCCAACGAAGTGCTGAAGACCTTACGCGTTCCTGTCTACAACTGCCCTTCCAGTCCTCATGGAAACAATGCTAACGATAGTGCGAACGTGAAGAACAACTACGACCTGGGACAGACCATGGACTACGTCGGGATCGCCGGTGCGACACCGGATCCCTCTGGTACAACCAGCACCTGTTCTGCATCTGGAGCCGGTTATGGAAACGGCACGTTCTGTAATAACGGTCTGCTGGCTCCTAATGAAAGCTTCCGCATCCGTGACATTAAGGATGGAACCTCCAACACAGTCATCGTCGGCGAACAGTCTGGTCAGGTCAACAACCAGGACAGCCGTTCGAACTACTATGGCGGCTGGAGCGGTATCGGCCCTTCCTCTAAAGTGACTTCCTGGTCGAACGGTTCCAACGTCTGGGGATCGGGAACGACGACCGTCATGTATTCTGTGAACAGTTTCTGGAATACCAGTGCCGGCAGTGAAGCGTATCGGACCTATGGTGCGAACACGATTCTGGGCTCTTATCATACCGGCGGTACACACGTGCTGCTGGCTGATGGTGCTGTCCGTTTTGTTTCGGATAACCTCGATTTCGGAACCCTGGCAAATCTCTGTTCCAAGAAGGATGGCCAGGTACTGGGCGAATTCTAG
- a CDS encoding 3-keto-disaccharide hydrolase, producing the protein MRYTYLVICLSMFLTIPLTVSTAQADVGVSAPAPADAEILLDGSREMLDQKWTYWKGPRFGSSLPIKWKVVEDPIDKGTAIQSDDPAAAGGKFGAADIVTKQKYGDFRLHVEFLVMKPGGNSGVYLQNRYEIQILDGDKTKHGMGAVINKTESPYHAYNGTGKWNAYDVTFRAARFKDGKLVEKPLVTVYFNGKKVHENVTIDKVWGGANSGLDGGNDNGFGITDRPGGIKLQCEGHDVRFRNVWIKPLDLKTADTNFQE; encoded by the coding sequence ATGCGCTACACTTATCTGGTCATTTGTCTGTCTATGTTTTTGACCATACCTCTTACAGTATCTACCGCCCAGGCAGATGTGGGGGTCTCCGCCCCGGCTCCTGCCGATGCAGAAATCCTGCTGGATGGCAGTCGCGAAATGCTGGACCAGAAGTGGACTTACTGGAAAGGCCCTCGCTTCGGTTCCTCGCTCCCCATCAAATGGAAAGTCGTCGAAGACCCGATCGACAAGGGTACGGCAATCCAGTCAGATGATCCGGCTGCAGCTGGGGGAAAATTCGGCGCAGCGGATATTGTCACCAAACAGAAATACGGCGACTTCCGTCTGCATGTCGAATTTCTGGTGATGAAACCAGGCGGCAACAGCGGCGTCTATCTGCAGAATCGCTATGAAATCCAGATTCTGGACGGCGATAAAACCAAACATGGAATGGGAGCCGTAATCAACAAAACCGAGTCTCCCTACCATGCTTACAATGGTACCGGCAAATGGAACGCTTATGACGTCACCTTTCGAGCCGCTCGCTTCAAAGATGGCAAGCTGGTTGAGAAGCCGCTGGTCACGGTCTACTTCAATGGCAAGAAAGTACACGAGAATGTCACGATCGACAAAGTCTGGGGCGGTGCGAATTCCGGCCTGGACGGTGGCAATGACAACGGCTTCGGCATCACTGACCGACCGGGCGGAATCAAGCTGCAGTGCGAAGGACACGACGTTCGTTTCCGAAACGTCTGGATCAAACCACTGGACCTGAAAACCGCCGATACGAACTTCCAGGAGTAA